DNA from Chloroflexota bacterium:
CAATATGGGCATCGTTGCTAGCTTTGGTGCCTATTACATTTATCGCCTAACGCAGTCACTTTTGGGTGATAACCGGAGAGGCAAATTGATTGGCGGTTTTACGGCCGCCTGGGGCTCGGTGCTACTGGCCTCTATTGCCTGCGCCGTAGAGCTAGCCATCTCAGGAGCATCACCGCTGACAGTGGTCTTGCCAGTCATGGCTGGTATCC
Protein-coding regions in this window:
- a CDS encoding energy-coupling factor ABC transporter permease — encoded protein: NMGIVASFGAYYIYRLTQSLLGDNRRGKLIGGFTAAWGSVLLASIACAVELAISGASPLTVVLPVMAGIHAFIGIGEGLITMAVVSLVLATRADLMRLQKI